One genomic segment of Panicum virgatum strain AP13 chromosome 2N, P.virgatum_v5, whole genome shotgun sequence includes these proteins:
- the LOC120658002 gene encoding probable LRR receptor-like serine/threonine-protein kinase At1g56130 isoform X3 — protein MVYKGSISVMYLQEVTVLLVFWINISSEYRGRTRRCRDSTNGEMRRGYRCSSGVLVWLVLVHTCFEAPRVQAQQAARTAPIEAAALNTILGRWGWKATRSPAWNISGEPCSGAAVDDGVGLDGNSEFNPGIKCDCSFNSNTVCHITMLKVYALNVVGQIPSELQNLTYLTYLNLDQNYLMGPIPSFIGQFSGMQHLSLGFNPFSGPLPKELGNLTNLNLLGISLDNFSGGLLEDLGNLSKLEQLYIDSSGFSGPFPSTFSKLKKLKILRASDNDFTGKIPDYFGSLTNLEDLVLHGNYFEGPIPASLSNLTRLTNLIVGDIVNGSSSLAFISSLTSLSTLILRNCKLSGNLGAVNISKLANLILLDLSFNNITGQVPPSILTLDKLEFLFLGNNSLTGSLPDVKSVLLKNLDFSYNRLNGRFPSWTTESDLHLNLVANNFVLDSTNDSILPSGLNCLQQDTPCFLGSPQYYSFAVDCGSNRSMTGSDNTMYDVDPTDLGASSYYVTGQTRWGVSNVGKFNQAPNGSNIIYSSSEQFQNAADSELFQTARMSASSLRYYGLGLENGNYTVMLQFAETAYPDTQTWQSLGRRVFDIYVQGSLREKNFNIRKTAGGKSFTAVSKRATVSKNFLEIHLFWAGKGTCCIPRQGYYGPMISALSVTPDFTPTVRNGVLKKKSKAGAITGIVIGAAVLGLAALFGIFVFTKRRRRLARQQQELYDLIGQPDVFSYAELKLATDNFSPQNILGEGGYGPVYKGTLTDGRAIAVKQLSESSHQGKRQFVAEVATISAVQHRNLVKLHGCCIDSNTHLLVYEYLENGSLDRALFGKNSRLLLDWSTRFEIILGVARGLAYLHEESSIRIVHRDIKASNVLLDADLTPKVSDFGLAKLYDENKSHVSTTRIAGTFGYLAPEYAMRGQLTEKADVFAFGVVALEAVSGQPNTSNSLEESDIYILERAWDLYEEEQPLRILDPRLEKFDAGEALRVIRVALMCTQGSPHRRPPMSRVVAMLTGKAEVAEEMAKPSYAVITESQLRGGDSSCSTSSYWGWSTTPEFSRQKEVDPLTQLLTITGASHEIEGR, from the exons ATGGTTTATAAGGGTTCCATTTCTGTAATGTATTTACAAGAAGTCACGGTTCTGCTGGTCTTCTGGATCAATATTTCTTCGGAATAT AGAGGGAGGACTAGGAGGTGCAGAGACTCGACAAACGGAGAGATGAGGCGTGGCTACCGCTGCAGCAGCGGTGTGCTGGTTTGGCTGGTGCTCGTGCACACATGCTTCGAAGCACCTCGGGTTCAGGCTCAGCAAGCAGCAAGAACTGCTCCGATCGAAG cggcggcgctcaaCACAATCCTGGGGAGATGGGGATGGAAGGCGACGCGGTCGCCGGCGTGGAACATCAGCGGCGAGCcctgcagcggcgccgccgtcgacgacggCGTGGGGCTCGACGGCAACAGCGAGTTCAACCCGGGCATCAAGTGCGACTGTTCCTTCAACAGCAACACCGTCTGCCACATCACCATGCT GAAGGTATACGCATTGAATGTTGTCGGTCAGATACCTTCAGAACTGCAGAACCTCACCTACCTAACTTACCT GAACCTGGATCAAAATTACTTGATGGGTCCAATTCCATCATTCATTGGGCAATTTTCTGGAATGCAACACTT gaGCCTGGGATTCAATCCATTCTCTGGGCCACTTCCAAAGGAACTTGGGAATCTCACGAATCTCAATTTGCT AGGTATCAGTTTGGACAATTTTAGCGGTGGACTTCTTGAAGATCTGGGCAATCTGTCCAAACTTGAGCAATT GTACATTGATAGTAGTGGCTTTAGTGGTCCCTTCCCTTCAACGTTCTCAAAACTTAAGAAGCTGAAGATTCT GCGAGCATCGGATAATGATTTCACAGGGAAAATACCTGATTATTTTGGGAGTTTGACAAATTTGGAAGATCT GGTACTCCACGGAAATTATTTTGAGGGCCCGATTCCAGCAAGTTTGTCTAATCTAACCAGGTTGACAAACTT AATTGTTGGTGATATTGTAAACGGAAGCTCTTCGTTGGCCTTCATCAGTAGTCTGACATCTTTGAGTACCCT GATATTGAGGAACTGCAAATTATCTGGTAATCTTGGAGCAGTTAATATTTCTAAGCTTGCAAATTTAATCTTGCT GGACTTGAGTTTTAATAATATCACAGGTCAAGTTCCTCCATCAATCCTTACTCTGGACAAACTGGAATTCCT GTTTCTTGGGAACAATAGCCTTACAGGAAGCCTGCCTGATGTGAAAAGtgttttattaaaaaattt AGATTTTTCATATAACCGGCTCAATGGAAGGTTTCCTTCTTGGACTACTGAGAGCGATTTGCATCT GAATTTGGTGGCAAACAACTTCGTTCTTGATAGCACCAACGACAG TATTCTACCTTCAGGACTAAACTGCCTCCAGCAGGACACTCCTTGTTTCCTTGGTTCACCACAAT ATTATTCCTTCGCGGTAGACTGCGGCAGTAATAGGTCTATGACAGGATCAGATAATACTATGTACGATGTAGATCCTACAGACCTTGGGGCTTCATCATATTATGTTACCGGTCAAACAAGATGGGGTGTCAGCAATGTAGGAAAATTCAACCAGGCCCCAAATGGAAGTAACATAATATATAGCTCCAGCGAGCAGTTTCAGAATGCAGCAGATTCAGAACTGTTCCAAACAGCAAGGATGTCAGCATCGTCACTGAGATACTACGGCCTTGGACTTGAGAATGGAAATTACACTGTTATGCTTCAATTTGCAGAGACTGCTTATCCGGACACACAGACTTGGCAAAGCCTAGGAAGGAGAGTCTTTGACATATATGTCCAG GGTTCTCTTAGAGAAAAGAACTTCAATATAAGGAAGACAGCTGGTGGAAAATCTTTTACTGCAGTTAGCAAGAGAGCAACTGTGTCAAAAAACTTCCTTGAGATCCATCTCTTCTGGGCTGGCAAGGGCACTTGCTGCATCCCTAGACAAGGTTACTATGGGCCGATGATCTCAGCATTAAGCGTTACTCCAG attttactCCAACTGTGCGAAATGGTGTActgaaaaagaaaagcaaagctGGAGCAATTACTGGAATAGTGATCGGTGCAGCAGTTTTAGGATTAGCAGCCTTATTTGGAATATTTGTGTTCACTAAAAGGAGAAGAAGGCTAGCAAGACAGCAACAAG AACTGTACGACCTGATTGGACAACCTGATGTCTTCAGTTATGCTGAACTCAAGTTAGCTACAGATAATTTCAGCCCTCAGAACATTCTTGGAGAAGGCGGATACGGGCCAGTCTATAAG GGTACACTAACTGATGGAAGAGCAATAGCCGTGAAACAACTCTCTGAATCATCTCATCAGGGGAAAAGACAGTTCGTGGCAGAGGTTGCAACCATTTCTGCTGTCCAACACAGGAATCTTGTCAAACTGCATGGATGCTGCATTGACAGTAACACACATTTGTTGGTCTATGAGTACCTTGAAAATGGAAGCCTTGATCGAGCTCTCTTTG GAAAAAATAGTAGGTTGTTGCTAGACTGGTCAACACGCTTTGAGATCATTTTAGGCGTTGCTAGAGGCCTAGCTTATCTTCATGAGGAGTCCAGCATCCGCATCGTGCACAGGGACATCAAGGCCAGCAATGTGCTCCTTGACGCCGATCTCACCCCCAAGGTCTCCGACTTCGGACTAGCCAAGCTCTACGACGAGAACAAGTCGCATGTCAGCACGACGAGAATCGCCGGCACATT TGGCTATCTGGCTCCTGAGTATGCAATGAGAGGCCAGCTGACTGAAAAGGCCGACGTCTTCGCATTCGGGGTGGTCGCCCTGGAGGCTGTTTCTGGCCAACCCAACACCAGTAACTCCCTCGAGGAAAGTGACATCTATATCTTGGAGCGG GCCTGGGACCTGTACGAAGAGGAGCAACCACTGCGAATCCTGGACCCAAGGCTGGAGAAGTTCGACGCCGGGGAAGCTCTGAGAGTCATCCGTGTCGCGCTCATGTGCACGCAGGGCTCGCCGCACCGGCGGCCGCCGATGTCGAGGGTGGTGGCGATGCTTACCGGGAAAGCCGAGGTGGCTGAGGAGATGGCGAAGCCAAGCTACGCCGTCATCACTGAATCGCAGCTCAGGGGCGGGGACAGTAGCTGCAGCACGAGCAGCTACTGGGGCTGGTCGACCACCCCTGAGTTCAGCAGGCAGAAAGAGGTCGACCCTCTCACCCAGTTGCTGACGATTACCGGAGCAAGCCACGAGATCGAGGGAAGGTGA
- the LOC120658002 gene encoding probable LRR receptor-like serine/threonine-protein kinase At1g56130 isoform X2: MRRGYRCSSGVLVWLVLVHTCFEAPRVQAQQAARTAPIEAAALNTILGRWGWKATRSPAWNISGEPCSGAAVDDGVGLDGNSEFNPGIKCDCSFNSNTVCHITMLKVYALNVVGQIPSELQNLTYLTYLNLDQNYLMGPIPSFIGQFSGMQHLSLGFNPFSGPLPKELGNLTNLNLLGISLDNFSGGLLEDLGNLSKLEQLYIDSSGFSGPFPSTFSKLKKLKILRASDNDFTGKIPDYFGSLTNLEDLVLHGNYFEGPIPASLSNLTRLTNLIVGDIVNGSSSLAFISSLTSLSTLILRNCKLSGNLGAVNISKLANLILLDLSFNNITGQVPPSILTLDKLEFLFLGNNSLTGSLPDVKSVLLKNLDFSYNRLNGRFPSWTTESDLHLNLVANNFVLDSTNDSILPSGLNCLQQDTPCFLGSPQYYSFAVDCGSNRSMTGSDNTMYDVDPTDLGASSYYVTGQTRWGVSNVGKFNQAPNGSNIIYSSSEQFQNAADSELFQTARMSASSLRYYGLGLENGNYTVMLQFAETAYPDTQTWQSLGRRVFDIYVQGSLREKNFNIRKTAGGKSFTAVSKRATVSKNFLEIHLFWAGKGTCCIPRQGYYGPMISALSVTPDFTPTVRNGVLKKKSKAGAITGIVIGAAVLGLAALFGIFVFTKRRRRLARQQQELYDLIGQPDVFSYAELKLATDNFSPQNILGEGGYGPVYKGTLTDGRAIAVKQLSESSHQGKRQFVAEVATISAVQHRNLVKLHGCCIDSNTHLLVYEYLENGSLDRALFGKNSRLLLDWSTRFEIILGVARGLAYLHEESSIRIVHRDIKASNVLLDADLTPKVSDFGLAKLYDENKSHVSTTRIAGTFGYLAPEYAMRGQLTEKADVFAFGVVALEAVSGQPNTSNSLEESDIYILERAWDLYEEEQPLRILDPRLEKFDAGEALRVIRVALMCTQGSPHRRPPMSRVVAMLTGKAEVAEEMAKPSYAVITESQLRGGDSSCSTSSYWGWSTTPEFSRQKEVDPLTQLLTITGASHEIEGR; the protein is encoded by the exons ATGAGGCGTGGCTACCGCTGCAGCAGCGGTGTGCTGGTTTGGCTGGTGCTCGTGCACACATGCTTCGAAGCACCTCGGGTTCAGGCTCAGCAAGCAGCAAGAACTGCTCCGATCGAAG cggcggcgctcaaCACAATCCTGGGGAGATGGGGATGGAAGGCGACGCGGTCGCCGGCGTGGAACATCAGCGGCGAGCcctgcagcggcgccgccgtcgacgacggCGTGGGGCTCGACGGCAACAGCGAGTTCAACCCGGGCATCAAGTGCGACTGTTCCTTCAACAGCAACACCGTCTGCCACATCACCATGCT GAAGGTATACGCATTGAATGTTGTCGGTCAGATACCTTCAGAACTGCAGAACCTCACCTACCTAACTTACCT GAACCTGGATCAAAATTACTTGATGGGTCCAATTCCATCATTCATTGGGCAATTTTCTGGAATGCAACACTT gaGCCTGGGATTCAATCCATTCTCTGGGCCACTTCCAAAGGAACTTGGGAATCTCACGAATCTCAATTTGCT AGGTATCAGTTTGGACAATTTTAGCGGTGGACTTCTTGAAGATCTGGGCAATCTGTCCAAACTTGAGCAATT GTACATTGATAGTAGTGGCTTTAGTGGTCCCTTCCCTTCAACGTTCTCAAAACTTAAGAAGCTGAAGATTCT GCGAGCATCGGATAATGATTTCACAGGGAAAATACCTGATTATTTTGGGAGTTTGACAAATTTGGAAGATCT GGTACTCCACGGAAATTATTTTGAGGGCCCGATTCCAGCAAGTTTGTCTAATCTAACCAGGTTGACAAACTT AATTGTTGGTGATATTGTAAACGGAAGCTCTTCGTTGGCCTTCATCAGTAGTCTGACATCTTTGAGTACCCT GATATTGAGGAACTGCAAATTATCTGGTAATCTTGGAGCAGTTAATATTTCTAAGCTTGCAAATTTAATCTTGCT GGACTTGAGTTTTAATAATATCACAGGTCAAGTTCCTCCATCAATCCTTACTCTGGACAAACTGGAATTCCT GTTTCTTGGGAACAATAGCCTTACAGGAAGCCTGCCTGATGTGAAAAGtgttttattaaaaaattt AGATTTTTCATATAACCGGCTCAATGGAAGGTTTCCTTCTTGGACTACTGAGAGCGATTTGCATCT GAATTTGGTGGCAAACAACTTCGTTCTTGATAGCACCAACGACAG TATTCTACCTTCAGGACTAAACTGCCTCCAGCAGGACACTCCTTGTTTCCTTGGTTCACCACAAT ATTATTCCTTCGCGGTAGACTGCGGCAGTAATAGGTCTATGACAGGATCAGATAATACTATGTACGATGTAGATCCTACAGACCTTGGGGCTTCATCATATTATGTTACCGGTCAAACAAGATGGGGTGTCAGCAATGTAGGAAAATTCAACCAGGCCCCAAATGGAAGTAACATAATATATAGCTCCAGCGAGCAGTTTCAGAATGCAGCAGATTCAGAACTGTTCCAAACAGCAAGGATGTCAGCATCGTCACTGAGATACTACGGCCTTGGACTTGAGAATGGAAATTACACTGTTATGCTTCAATTTGCAGAGACTGCTTATCCGGACACACAGACTTGGCAAAGCCTAGGAAGGAGAGTCTTTGACATATATGTCCAG GGTTCTCTTAGAGAAAAGAACTTCAATATAAGGAAGACAGCTGGTGGAAAATCTTTTACTGCAGTTAGCAAGAGAGCAACTGTGTCAAAAAACTTCCTTGAGATCCATCTCTTCTGGGCTGGCAAGGGCACTTGCTGCATCCCTAGACAAGGTTACTATGGGCCGATGATCTCAGCATTAAGCGTTACTCCAG attttactCCAACTGTGCGAAATGGTGTActgaaaaagaaaagcaaagctGGAGCAATTACTGGAATAGTGATCGGTGCAGCAGTTTTAGGATTAGCAGCCTTATTTGGAATATTTGTGTTCACTAAAAGGAGAAGAAGGCTAGCAAGACAGCAACAAG AACTGTACGACCTGATTGGACAACCTGATGTCTTCAGTTATGCTGAACTCAAGTTAGCTACAGATAATTTCAGCCCTCAGAACATTCTTGGAGAAGGCGGATACGGGCCAGTCTATAAG GGTACACTAACTGATGGAAGAGCAATAGCCGTGAAACAACTCTCTGAATCATCTCATCAGGGGAAAAGACAGTTCGTGGCAGAGGTTGCAACCATTTCTGCTGTCCAACACAGGAATCTTGTCAAACTGCATGGATGCTGCATTGACAGTAACACACATTTGTTGGTCTATGAGTACCTTGAAAATGGAAGCCTTGATCGAGCTCTCTTTG GAAAAAATAGTAGGTTGTTGCTAGACTGGTCAACACGCTTTGAGATCATTTTAGGCGTTGCTAGAGGCCTAGCTTATCTTCATGAGGAGTCCAGCATCCGCATCGTGCACAGGGACATCAAGGCCAGCAATGTGCTCCTTGACGCCGATCTCACCCCCAAGGTCTCCGACTTCGGACTAGCCAAGCTCTACGACGAGAACAAGTCGCATGTCAGCACGACGAGAATCGCCGGCACATT TGGCTATCTGGCTCCTGAGTATGCAATGAGAGGCCAGCTGACTGAAAAGGCCGACGTCTTCGCATTCGGGGTGGTCGCCCTGGAGGCTGTTTCTGGCCAACCCAACACCAGTAACTCCCTCGAGGAAAGTGACATCTATATCTTGGAGCGG GCCTGGGACCTGTACGAAGAGGAGCAACCACTGCGAATCCTGGACCCAAGGCTGGAGAAGTTCGACGCCGGGGAAGCTCTGAGAGTCATCCGTGTCGCGCTCATGTGCACGCAGGGCTCGCCGCACCGGCGGCCGCCGATGTCGAGGGTGGTGGCGATGCTTACCGGGAAAGCCGAGGTGGCTGAGGAGATGGCGAAGCCAAGCTACGCCGTCATCACTGAATCGCAGCTCAGGGGCGGGGACAGTAGCTGCAGCACGAGCAGCTACTGGGGCTGGTCGACCACCCCTGAGTTCAGCAGGCAGAAAGAGGTCGACCCTCTCACCCAGTTGCTGACGATTACCGGAGCAAGCCACGAGATCGAGGGAAGGTGA
- the LOC120658002 gene encoding probable LRR receptor-like serine/threonine-protein kinase At1g56130 isoform X1, with protein MRRGYRCSSGVLVWLVLVHTCFEAPRVQAQQAARTAPIEAAALNTILGRWGWKATRSPAWNISGEPCSGAAVDDGVGLDGNSEFNPGIKCDCSFNSNTVCHITMLNLDQNYLMGPIPSFIGQFSGMQHLSLGFNPFSGPLPKELGNLTNLNLLGISLDNFSGGLLEDLGNLSKLEQLYIDSSGFSGPFPSTFSKLKKLKILRASDNDFTGKIPDYFGSLTNLEDLVLHGNYFEGPIPASLSNLTRLTNLIVGDIVNGSSSLAFISSLTSLSTLILRNCKLSGNLGAVNISKLANLILLDLSFNNITGQVPPSILTLDKLEFLFLGNNSLTGSLPDVKSVLLKNLDFSYNRLNGRFPSWTTESDLHLNLVANNFVLDSTNDSILPSGLNCLQQDTPCFLGSPQYYSFAVDCGSNRSMTGSDNTMYDVDPTDLGASSYYVTGQTRWGVSNVGKFNQAPNGSNIIYSSSEQFQNAADSELFQTARMSASSLRYYGLGLENGNYTVMLQFAETAYPDTQTWQSLGRRVFDIYVQGSLREKNFNIRKTAGGKSFTAVSKRATVSKNFLEIHLFWAGKGTCCIPRQGYYGPMISALSVTPDFTPTVRNGVLKKKSKAGAITGIVIGAAVLGLAALFGIFVFTKRRRRLARQQQELYDLIGQPDVFSYAELKLATDNFSPQNILGEGGYGPVYKGTLTDGRAIAVKQLSESSHQGKRQFVAEVATISAVQHRNLVKLHGCCIDSNTHLLVYEYLENGSLDRALFGKNSRLLLDWSTRFEIILGVARGLAYLHEESSIRIVHRDIKASNVLLDADLTPKVSDFGLAKLYDENKSHVSTTRIAGTFGYLAPEYAMRGQLTEKADVFAFGVVALEAVSGQPNTSNSLEESDIYILERAWDLYEEEQPLRILDPRLEKFDAGEALRVIRVALMCTQGSPHRRPPMSRVVAMLTGKAEVAEEMAKPSYAVITESQLRGGDSSCSTSSYWGWSTTPEFSRQKEVDPLTQLLTITGASHEIEGR; from the exons ATGAGGCGTGGCTACCGCTGCAGCAGCGGTGTGCTGGTTTGGCTGGTGCTCGTGCACACATGCTTCGAAGCACCTCGGGTTCAGGCTCAGCAAGCAGCAAGAACTGCTCCGATCGAAG cggcggcgctcaaCACAATCCTGGGGAGATGGGGATGGAAGGCGACGCGGTCGCCGGCGTGGAACATCAGCGGCGAGCcctgcagcggcgccgccgtcgacgacggCGTGGGGCTCGACGGCAACAGCGAGTTCAACCCGGGCATCAAGTGCGACTGTTCCTTCAACAGCAACACCGTCTGCCACATCACCATGCT GAACCTGGATCAAAATTACTTGATGGGTCCAATTCCATCATTCATTGGGCAATTTTCTGGAATGCAACACTT gaGCCTGGGATTCAATCCATTCTCTGGGCCACTTCCAAAGGAACTTGGGAATCTCACGAATCTCAATTTGCT AGGTATCAGTTTGGACAATTTTAGCGGTGGACTTCTTGAAGATCTGGGCAATCTGTCCAAACTTGAGCAATT GTACATTGATAGTAGTGGCTTTAGTGGTCCCTTCCCTTCAACGTTCTCAAAACTTAAGAAGCTGAAGATTCT GCGAGCATCGGATAATGATTTCACAGGGAAAATACCTGATTATTTTGGGAGTTTGACAAATTTGGAAGATCT GGTACTCCACGGAAATTATTTTGAGGGCCCGATTCCAGCAAGTTTGTCTAATCTAACCAGGTTGACAAACTT AATTGTTGGTGATATTGTAAACGGAAGCTCTTCGTTGGCCTTCATCAGTAGTCTGACATCTTTGAGTACCCT GATATTGAGGAACTGCAAATTATCTGGTAATCTTGGAGCAGTTAATATTTCTAAGCTTGCAAATTTAATCTTGCT GGACTTGAGTTTTAATAATATCACAGGTCAAGTTCCTCCATCAATCCTTACTCTGGACAAACTGGAATTCCT GTTTCTTGGGAACAATAGCCTTACAGGAAGCCTGCCTGATGTGAAAAGtgttttattaaaaaattt AGATTTTTCATATAACCGGCTCAATGGAAGGTTTCCTTCTTGGACTACTGAGAGCGATTTGCATCT GAATTTGGTGGCAAACAACTTCGTTCTTGATAGCACCAACGACAG TATTCTACCTTCAGGACTAAACTGCCTCCAGCAGGACACTCCTTGTTTCCTTGGTTCACCACAAT ATTATTCCTTCGCGGTAGACTGCGGCAGTAATAGGTCTATGACAGGATCAGATAATACTATGTACGATGTAGATCCTACAGACCTTGGGGCTTCATCATATTATGTTACCGGTCAAACAAGATGGGGTGTCAGCAATGTAGGAAAATTCAACCAGGCCCCAAATGGAAGTAACATAATATATAGCTCCAGCGAGCAGTTTCAGAATGCAGCAGATTCAGAACTGTTCCAAACAGCAAGGATGTCAGCATCGTCACTGAGATACTACGGCCTTGGACTTGAGAATGGAAATTACACTGTTATGCTTCAATTTGCAGAGACTGCTTATCCGGACACACAGACTTGGCAAAGCCTAGGAAGGAGAGTCTTTGACATATATGTCCAG GGTTCTCTTAGAGAAAAGAACTTCAATATAAGGAAGACAGCTGGTGGAAAATCTTTTACTGCAGTTAGCAAGAGAGCAACTGTGTCAAAAAACTTCCTTGAGATCCATCTCTTCTGGGCTGGCAAGGGCACTTGCTGCATCCCTAGACAAGGTTACTATGGGCCGATGATCTCAGCATTAAGCGTTACTCCAG attttactCCAACTGTGCGAAATGGTGTActgaaaaagaaaagcaaagctGGAGCAATTACTGGAATAGTGATCGGTGCAGCAGTTTTAGGATTAGCAGCCTTATTTGGAATATTTGTGTTCACTAAAAGGAGAAGAAGGCTAGCAAGACAGCAACAAG AACTGTACGACCTGATTGGACAACCTGATGTCTTCAGTTATGCTGAACTCAAGTTAGCTACAGATAATTTCAGCCCTCAGAACATTCTTGGAGAAGGCGGATACGGGCCAGTCTATAAG GGTACACTAACTGATGGAAGAGCAATAGCCGTGAAACAACTCTCTGAATCATCTCATCAGGGGAAAAGACAGTTCGTGGCAGAGGTTGCAACCATTTCTGCTGTCCAACACAGGAATCTTGTCAAACTGCATGGATGCTGCATTGACAGTAACACACATTTGTTGGTCTATGAGTACCTTGAAAATGGAAGCCTTGATCGAGCTCTCTTTG GAAAAAATAGTAGGTTGTTGCTAGACTGGTCAACACGCTTTGAGATCATTTTAGGCGTTGCTAGAGGCCTAGCTTATCTTCATGAGGAGTCCAGCATCCGCATCGTGCACAGGGACATCAAGGCCAGCAATGTGCTCCTTGACGCCGATCTCACCCCCAAGGTCTCCGACTTCGGACTAGCCAAGCTCTACGACGAGAACAAGTCGCATGTCAGCACGACGAGAATCGCCGGCACATT TGGCTATCTGGCTCCTGAGTATGCAATGAGAGGCCAGCTGACTGAAAAGGCCGACGTCTTCGCATTCGGGGTGGTCGCCCTGGAGGCTGTTTCTGGCCAACCCAACACCAGTAACTCCCTCGAGGAAAGTGACATCTATATCTTGGAGCGG GCCTGGGACCTGTACGAAGAGGAGCAACCACTGCGAATCCTGGACCCAAGGCTGGAGAAGTTCGACGCCGGGGAAGCTCTGAGAGTCATCCGTGTCGCGCTCATGTGCACGCAGGGCTCGCCGCACCGGCGGCCGCCGATGTCGAGGGTGGTGGCGATGCTTACCGGGAAAGCCGAGGTGGCTGAGGAGATGGCGAAGCCAAGCTACGCCGTCATCACTGAATCGCAGCTCAGGGGCGGGGACAGTAGCTGCAGCACGAGCAGCTACTGGGGCTGGTCGACCACCCCTGAGTTCAGCAGGCAGAAAGAGGTCGACCCTCTCACCCAGTTGCTGACGATTACCGGAGCAAGCCACGAGATCGAGGGAAGGTGA
- the LOC120662371 gene encoding L-type lectin-domain containing receptor kinase SIT2-like: MVLQLLFLISLISATFNSSDDHFMYSGFSGVDLVIDGATTVTPGGLLELTNGTVQQKGHAFYPTPLRFVRSPGGIVHSSTSFVFAILSVYTDLSAHGMAFVITPSKNFISALPGQYLGLANIQSNGNASNHLFAIEFDTIQNKEFSDIDANHVGANINGLRSLRSHHTAYYADEDGNFHNMSLISREAMHVWIDYDHKLTDISVTMAPLKVARPMTPLFRVTYNLTEVLTDVAFIGFSSATGTINVRHCVLGWSFSMNGPAPAIDIARIPKLPRMGPKPPSKLLDVVLPITTSAFVLIVGAIVFLLIRRHMRYAELRDDWEVEFGPHRFTYKDLYIATEGFQEKNLLGIGGFGRVYKGILPVSNLEVAVKRVSHDSKQGMKEFIAEIVSIGRIQHRNLVQLHGYCRRRGELFLVYEYMENGSLDNYLYCKEDKPILCWGDRWRIIKGIASCLLYLHEEWEKVIIHQDIKPSNVLDSDMNGRLGDFGLARLYDHDTDPQTTHVVGTIGYLAPELGHTSKN; this comes from the exons ATGGTTCTACAACTTCTATTCCTTATTAGCCTCATCTCAGCGACCTTTAATAGTAGTGATGACCATTTCATGTACTCTGGATTCTCTGGTGTCGATCTTGTCATCGATGGTGCTACCACAGTAACACCAGGTGGCCTCCTTGAGCTCACCAATGGAACAGTTCAACAGAAAGGCCATGCTTTCTACCCAACTCCATTGCGCTTTGTGAGGTCTCCAGGTGGAATAGTGCACTCCTCCACTTCCTTCGTGTTTGCCATTTTGTCTGTGTACACTGACCTCAGTGCCCACGGTATGGCCTTTGTTATCACACCAAGCAAAAACTTTATATCTGCATTGCCTGGGCAGTACCTAGGCCTCGCAAACATCCAGAGCAATGGCAACGCTAGTAACCACTTGTTTGCTATTGAGTTTGACACCATCCAAAACAAGGAGTTCAGTGATATTGATGCCAACCATGTCGGTGCGAACATCAATGGCCTAAGATCATTGCGTTCCCACCACACTGCCTACTATGCTGATGAGGATGGTAACTTTCACAACATGAGCCTAATTAGCCGTGAAGCTATGCATGTATGGATAGACTATGATCACAAACTCACAGACATCAGTGTTACCATGGCCCCTCTAAAGGTCGCAAGACCTATGACGCCACTGTTCAGAGTCACCTACAACCTCACAGAAGTTCTTACAGATGTTGCATTCATTGGTTTCTCCTCTGCGACTGGTACAATCAATGTGCGACATTGCGTGCTTGGCTGGAGCTTTAGTATGAACGGCCCTGCTCCTGCCATTGACATTGCTAGAATACCAAAGCTGCCAAGAATGGGTCCAAAGCCTCCATCAAAACTATTGGACGTTGTTTTGCCAATAACAACGTCTGCATTTGTCCTCATTGTGGGTGCCATTGTATTCCTACTTATTCGGAG gcATATGAGGTATGCTGAGCTACGGGATGATTGGGAGGTGGAGTTTGGACCACACCGATTCACATACAAGGATTTGTACATCGCAACAGAAGGATTCCAGGAAAAGAACTTGTTAGGAATCGGAGGATTTGGGAGAGTATACAAAGGCATCCTTCCAGTGTCTAACCTGGAGGTTGCTGTGAAGAGAGTATCGCATGATTCAAAGCAGGGAATGAAGGAGTTCATTGCAGAGATTGTTAGCATAGGCCGCATTCAACACCGCAATCTTGTGCAACTGCATGGTTATTGCCGGCGAAGAGGCGAGTTATTTTTGGTGTATGAGTACATGGAAAATGGAAGTTTAGATAATTACTTATACTGTAAAGAAGACAAGCCCATTCTATGTTGGGGTGATAGGTGGCGTATCATAAAGGGCATTGCATCTTGCTTGCTGTACCTTCATGAAGAGTGGGAGAAAGTAATCATCCATCAGGACATCAAACCAAGTAATGTCCTTGATAGCGATATGAACGGTCGGCTTGGTGACTTTGGACTTGCAAGGTTATATGACCATGACACGGACCCGCAAACCACACATGTGGTTGGAACAATAGGATACCTAGCTCCAGAGCTAGGACATACTAGCAAGAATTGA